Proteins encoded within one genomic window of Cucumis sativus cultivar 9930 chromosome 3, Cucumber_9930_V3, whole genome shotgun sequence:
- the LOC101211798 gene encoding hydroquinone glucosyltransferase: MEAHPSIPHLAILPSPGMGHLIPLIEFAKRLLSHHRLTFTFIIASDGPPSQPQQALLNSLPSGIHHLFLPAVTFDDLPPNSKIETIITLTISRSLPSLRNVLKSMVSQSNLVGLVVDLFGTDGFDIAREFDISSYIFFPSTAMFLSFALFLPKLDESIVGEFRDHPEPIKIPGCIPIQGKDLLDPVQDRKNEAYKWTLHNARRYALADGIFLNSFPELEPGAIKYLQEEEAGKPLVYPIGPLVKIDADEKEERAECLKWLDEQPHGSVLFVSFGSGGTLSSAQIDELALGLEMSGQRFIWVVRSPSDKAADATYFSVHSQSDPLDFLPEGFVERTKNRGMVVPSWAPQAQILSHGSTGGFLTHCGWNSTLESVVNGIPLIAWPLYAEQRMNAVILTEEINVALKPKRNDNKGIVEKEEISKVVKSLLEGEEGKKLRRKMKELEEASKKAVGEDGSSTKIVTDLVNNWKAKIST, from the coding sequence ATGGAAGCTCACCCCTCAATCCCTCATTTGGCCATTTTACCAAGCCCTGGAATGGGTCATTTGATCCCACTCATAGAATTCGCCAAACGTCTCCTTTCCCACCATCGTTTAACATTCACTTTCATCATCGCTTCCGATGGTCCCCCGTCTCAGCCTCAACAAGCCCTCCTCAATTCCCTTCCTTCTGGCATCCATCATCTCTTCCTTCCTGCAGTTACCTTTGACGATCTCCcaccaaattccaaaattgaaactattatCACTCTCACCATTTCTCGCTCTCTCCCATCCCTAAGAAACGTACTCAAATCCATGGTTTCTCAATCCAACCTCGTCGGCTTGGTTGTCGATCTTTTTGGTACCGATGGCTTCGATATAGCCAGAGAATTTGACATTTCCTCTTACATATTCTTCCCCTCCACTGCCATGTTTCTCTCCTTCGCTCTGTTTTTACCCAAACTTGATGAATCTATCGTCGGGGAGTTCCGCGACCATCCTGAACCGATCAAAATCCCGGGATGTATTCCAATTCAAGGCAAGGATCTGTTGGACCCTGTTCAAGATAGGAAGAACGAAGCCTACAAATGGACGCTCCACAATGCAAGGAGGTATGCTTTAGCAgatgggatttttcttaacaGCTTCCCTGAATTAGAGCCTGGAGCTATAAAGTATctgcaagaagaagaagcagggAAACCCCTCGTTTACCCAATTGGACCGTTGGTGAAAATTGACGCAgatgagaaggaagaaaggGCAGAGTGTTTGAAATGGCTAGACGAACAGCCACATGGGTCTGTTCTGTTTGTGTCATTCGGAAGTGGGGGCACTTTGTCGAGTGCTCAAATCGACGAATTGGCGTTAGGATTGGAAATGAGTGGACAAAGATTCATTTGGGTGGTTAGAAGTCCTTCCGACAAAGCCGCAGACGCCACATATTTCAGCGTCCACAGTCAAAGTGACCCTCTTGATTTCTTACCGGAAGGATTCgtagaaagaacaaaaaacaggGGAATGGTGGTGCCGTCGTGGGCGCCACAGGCTCAAATTCTGAGTCACGGCTCCACTGGTGGATTTTTAACGCATTGTGGATGGAATTCAACGTTGGAGAGTGTGGTAAATGGGATTCCTTTGATTGCTTGGCCGTTGTACGCAGAACAGAGAATGAACGCAGTGATTCTTACAGAGGAGATTAACGTGGCATTAAAGCCAAAAAGGAATGACAACAAAGGGATAGTGGAGAAGGAGGAGATATCGAAAGTGGTGAAATCGTTGttggaaggagaagaagggAAGAAACTGCGTCGTAAAATGAAGGAATTGGAAGAAGCATCAAAAAAAGCAGTTGGAGAAGATGGATCATCAACCAAAATAGTGACCGATTTGGTGAACAATTGGAAGGCTAAAATTTCCACTTAG
- the LOC101208193 gene encoding protein ENHANCED DISEASE RESISTANCE 4 — MSASAKLRLVRCPKCENLLPELADYSVYQCGGCGTVLRAKVRNKEEDSLSYKSDEDGVVGSSSTKSMTTEKGTVDLSDASDVDFKSSPDSLPGDPNGSEKDKVEDAEKCEEYFNGKTDKWGAQKDLNLSMEKGGLSNSMGVKQVDLNVQMNSITLGSGREVDWQKGETYAMEGVEKKSSRDNMESVRFSTSNHDDRTNYRLDFVSGVQELLKNRSNASGADKVKHLEQDRLELLRKLDELKDQLGQSCNLVHNPSQMAPVNSGAKPTKPFYHSGAWPMDGSSGSNPSQQLLGPEKCVAGPSFSNYCAEPFPLTNVVEMPTQGYYPSIHNPNNTSHFEDHFGSQMLRRNSCQFSCAHQQHPHQYHSGHYVGAGVDPFNHYPPNPPFHQPSCSCFQCQNRYSQVPASGPNSYYNRRFPDVPNNNPSLYSHENSAAYGACVNNIRTTNPPLNFRDRQAHSRWPTDFSSEIGGVVGSRPRRTVLVSGGRNCYPVAGGAPFLTCNNCFEMLQLPKKLMMVKNQQSVRCGACSTVINFTVINKRLVFSNHSQADPFALEVDDSDGQPVRGYNSKFNGYLNRTNFSSDDYDNTVYDFESPDREPVLHPVGAGLSKHQEMQSSHPSSSSTSEDEDSPDVLTASRDATKNLHNLIKTTRSPPLPGSPLQSYFDYSSNNQVANRFGKGNRSSRSDQENVKPHKVTSRQNSLKEASLATEMDVSMNDYCNTVTFQESQDASKEDNQPKANKGGESFFANIIKKSFRSNQADERSKSNVSVNGHLIPYRVVKKAEKLAGPILPGKYWYDARAGFWGVMGGPCLGIIPPFIEEFDYPIPENCAGGNSGVFVNGRELHQKDLDLLASRGLPTSRDRSYIIEISGRVLDEDTGEELEGLGKLAPTVEKVKHGFGMKVPRTAC; from the exons ATGTCGGCTTCGGCTAAATTGCGACTTGTTCGATGCCCCAAGTGTGAGAATCTTCTCCCGGAGCTTGCTGATTACTCTGTTTATCAGTGCGGTGGATGTGGTACCGTTCTAcgag CGAAAGTTAGAAATAAGGAAGAAGACTCTTTATCTTACAAGTCTGATGAAGACGGGGTTGTTGGGTCGTCGTCTACTAAATCCATGACTACTGAAAAAGGGACGGTTGATCTTAGTGATGCCTCTGATGTGGATTTTAAGTCGAGTCCTGATTCTTTGCCTGGTGATCCAAATGGCTCAGAGAAGGATAAAGTGGAGGATGCTGAGAAATGTGAAGAGTACTTCAATGGAAAGACGGATAAATGGGGTGCTCAGAAGGATCTTAACTTGAGTATGGAGAAAGGTGGTTTGAGTAATTCGATGGGAGTGAAACAAGTGGATTTGAATGTTCAAATGAACTCGATCACGCTTGGATCAGGAAGAGAAGTAGATTGGCAAAAGGGTGAAACGTATGCTATGGAGGGGGTTGAGAAGAAGAGCTCGAGGGATAATATGGAAAGTGTGAGGTTCTCAACTTCTAACCATGACGATCGAACAAACTATCGATTGGATTTTGTATCTGGTGTTCAGGAGCTTTTAAAAAATCGAAGCAATGCCAGTGGAGCTGATAAAGTTAAGCACCTTGAACAGGACCGACTTGAGCTTTTGAGGAAACTGGATGAGTTGAAGGATCAACTTGGTCAGTCATGCAATTTGGTTCACAATCCCAGTCAAATGGCTCCAGTCAATAGTGGGGCGAAACCTACTAAACCATTTTATCACTCTGGTGCTTGGCCTATGGATGGTTCTTCAGGATCAAATCCATCACAGCAGCTACTTGGGCCTGAAAAATGTGTTGCAGGTCCTTCATTTTCCAATTATTGTGCAGAACCATTTCCTCTTACAAATGTAGTTGAAATGCCCACTCAAGGCTATTATCCGTCGATACATAATCCAAATAATACATCTCATTTTGAGGACCATTTTGGTTCACAAATGTTAAGGCGAAACTCCTGCCAGTTTTCATGTGCGCATCAACAACACCCTCACCAATACCACTCTGGCCATTATGTTGGTGCCGGTGTGGATCCATTCAACCACTACCCTCCTAATCCTCCCTTTCATCAGCCTTCTTGCTCTTGTTTCCAGTGCCAAAATAGATATTCACAGGTTCCAGCTTCGGGACCCAATTCTTACTACAACAGAAGGTTTCCTGATGTTCCAAACAATAATCCCTCACTATATTCTCATGAAAACAGTGCTGCTTATGGTGCATGTGTTAATAATATTAGAACCACTAATCCTCCCCTGAATTTTCGTGACCGACAAGCTCACTCTAGATGGCCAACTGACTTCAGTTCTGAAATTGGTGGTGTAGTTGGCAGTCGTCCTCGGAGGACAGTCTTAGTCAGTGGTGGTCGTAATTGCTATCCAGTAGCTGGTGGTGCTCCATTTCTTACGTGTAATAATTGCTTTGAAATGCTGCAACTTCCTAAGAAGCTAATGATGGTAAAGAATCAGCAAAGTGTTCGTTGTGGGGCTTGTTCTACAGTAATCAATTTTACTGTTATCAACAAGAGACTTGTTTTCTCCAATCATTCACAGGCAGATCCATTTGCCTTGGAGGTTGATGACAGTGATGGTCAGCCGGTTAGGGgttataattcaaaatttaatggCTACTTGAACCGCACTAATTTCTCATCCGATGATTATGATAACACTGTTTACGATTTTGAGTCACCAGATAGAGAGCCTGTGCTACATCCCGTTGGGGCAGGTTTAAGCAAGCACCAAGAGATGCAAAGTTCTCACCCTTCATCTTCAAGTACCTCAGAGGATGAAGACAGTCCAGATGTTTTAACTGCTTCAAGGGATGCTACAAAGAATTTACACAATTTAATCAAAACTACCCGCTCTCCCCCCCTTCCTGGTTCACCTCTTCAGTCGTACTTTGATTACTCGTCTAATAATCAGGTGGCAAACAGGTTTGGCAAGGGAAATAGAAGTAGCCGTTCAGATCAGGAGAATGTGAAACCTCATAAGGTTACCTCAAGGCAGAATTCTTTGAAAGAAGCATCACTGGCAACTGAGATGGATGTGTCAATGAATGACTACTGTAATACGGTGACATTTCAAGAGTCACAGGATGCAAGTAAAGAAGATAACCAGCCAAAAGCCAATAAAGGAGGTGAATCTTTTTTTGCAAACATTATCAAGAAGAGTTTTAGATCTAATCAAGCTGATGAGCGGAGCAAAAGTAATGTTTCTGTTAATGGACACTTAATACCATATCGTGTGGTTAAGAAGGCAGAAAAGCTTGCTGGGCCAATCCTTCCTGGAAAATACTG GTACGACGCGCGAGCTGGATTCTGGGGAGTCATGGGTGGACCTTGCCTTGGCATAATTCCT CCTTTCATTGAAGAATTTGACTACCCCATTCCAGAAAACTGTGCGGGGGGAAATAGTGGTGTTTTTGTAAATGGCAGAGAGCTTCACCAAAAAGACTTGGATTTGCTTGCTAGTAGAGGGCTTCCCACTTCAAGGGACAGATCTTACATTATCGAGATCTCCGGCCGAGTCCTTGACGAGGACACCGGGGAAGAGCTCGAGGGCCTTGGAAAACTTGCTCCCAC AGTTGAGAAGGTAAAGCATGGATTTGGGATGAAAGTTCCAAGAACAGCTTGTTAA